A window of Candidatus Paracaedimonas acanthamoebae genomic DNA:
GCACTTAGTGGAAGATTATTTGACTGGTGTTTTTGCGACGCTATTGGCCACCCCTTGTACAGCTCCTTTTTTGGGAACAGCCTTGGGGTATGCTTTCTCGCGCTCCGGGCTTGAAATTATTTTACTATTTAGTGTGATGGGAATTGGCTTTGGGCTTCCCTATTGGCTAGGGGCTCTTTTGCCGGTGCGGTGGCTTAAACTGCCAAAAGCGGGGCCTTGGACACTGACTTTGTCCCGTATTTTAGGAGGGCTTTTAGCCTTGACAACGGGATGGTTAGTGTGGGTTCTTGCGGGAGCTCATAGTATGTTAGCAATGCTGGTGGTCACAGGAGCTATTTTCACAATGGCTCTTCTTTTTTATGTGGGGCAAAAACGTCCGTTGTTACGTCGATGGGTCTGGGGGCCTTTTTTAATCATCTTATTGTCGGCTTTTTTGCCTTCAGCCATAAAAACGACACAAGTTTCGCCATTAAAGGCGGAGAATAGTCTTTGGCAGCCTTTAGATATCCAAAAAATTCCTGAACTTGTTCAAGCCGGAAAAGTCGTTTTTGTGGATGTGACGGCTGATTGGTGTTTAACCTGTAAGCTCAATAAAGCTTTTGTTTTAGAAGAAAAGAAAGTTTTAAAGGCCTTAAAATCACCTCACGTTGTTGCGATGCGCGGCGATTGGACACGTTATGATCAAGACATTCAGAATTTTCTTACTCACTACAATCGAGTAGGTGTTCCTTTTAATATTGTTTTTGGACCTAAACAATCGCAAGGAGTGGTTTTAAGCGAAATTCTAAAAAAGAAGGATGTCCTTGAAGCTTTAAAACGTGTACAAAGCGATTGACATTTAAAAGAGGTGAGGGTTATAACACCGTAAGAGTTTATATAAGGACTATTGGCATGAAAAAAGATATCCATCCAGATTATCATAAGGTTAAGATTGTTTTTACAGATGGAACAAGCTTTGAAACCCGTTCTACATGGGGCAAAGAAGGTGATTCCCTTCGTCTTGATATTGATCCAACAACACATCCTGCTTGGACGGGCGTACATCGTTTGATGGATACAGGTGGACAATTGTCTAAGTTCAAGAATCGTTTCCAAGGATTTGGACTTAAGAAGTAAATTAAGTTTACAGATGATACAAAAAAAGCCTCCTAAAAGGAGGCTTTTTTATGGGATTAAGGAAAAACTTTAAGCTTTCCCAAGATAAATCTTCGTCAATTGATCTAATAACTCAAGAGCTTCTTCTCGGGGTCTTTGGAAAGCATTGCGTCCGATAATAGATCCATGACCTCCGCCATGATGGATCGCGCGCGCATCTTCATAGACTCCGTTTAAGTCCTTTGTTTCGCCGCCAGAAAACACCACAAGACGGCGTTCATTAAAGCAACATTGCATAACATGACGAACACGATCAGTCATTGTTGAGACATTAATTTTATATTTTTCATATTCTTTGCGAGCCGCGTCAACTTCAAGATGAGCAGAAGGAAGTTTCACCTTAATAATGTGAGCTCCTAAAAGAGCTGCCATATGGGCTCCATACGTGACCACGTCGATGGCTGTTTCGCCTTCTTTAGAAACATTTCCACGCGCATAAGACCAAATAACGACGATAAGGCCATAAGCTTTTGCTTCTTCTGCGAGGGCTTGAATTTCCTCAAACATGTCTAAACTCGCATCTGCGCCTGGATAAATCGTAAAGCCAATTCCAATGCACCCTAATCTGAGAGCATCTTGGATAGAAGCTGTGACAGCTTGATCTGAAAGGCGCGCTTCTTTTGTTGAGGGAAGAAGTGAGTTTGAGCTGTTAATTTTTAGAATAGTAGGAATAGCGCCGGCAAAAGTATCGGCACCTGCTTCCAGCATGCCCAAGGGAGCGGCATAAGCAGAAAGGCCGGCATCCACGGCAAGTTGATAATGATAATGGGGATCATAGGCGGCGGGATTGCTGGCAAAGCTTCTGCCAGGACCATGTTCAAATCCTTGATCCACGGGAAGAATGATTAATCGTCCGGTATTACCGAGTCGGCCATGCGTCAAAAGGCGGGCAAGATTCGTTTTTGTTCCCGGGTTATCACTTTCATAATAACTTAAAATCTTTTTGATTTTATTGTTAATTTTCATGGAATTTCCTTTAAAAGTACCAAAATGGTCGGAGCGGCGGGATTTGAACCCACGACCCCCACACCCCCAGTGTGATGCGCTACCAGGCTGCGCTACGCTCCGACTAATGGCGACTATAATGAGGTTGATTCGGCCATGCAAGATGGTTCCCGAAAAAAGTTATCAAAAGAGGGATTTTTTTAAGTCTTAAAAGATTCTCAGCGCGATAAGAAAGAATAGAATGCTTTTTAGTTGTATTTAACTAAAAAAATCGCTTTATTGTGAAAAGGTTAATTAAATTTATGGAGAAAATATGAAGAAACTTCACTCATTAGTTTTAATTACTGCAAGTTTAGCAGGAAGTGTAAGTCCTCTTATTGCCGGTGGTTATGAAGCTAAACTTTGGAATTCCGATAGCATCGGTGAAGCCCTTGCAGGAAGTTCAGTCAAAGAAGGCGATATTACAACAATGACTCGAAACCCGGCGTCAGCTTTAGGGTTTATGACTTCTCCTTATCAAGTTGCAGTGGCAAGCACCGTTGTACTTCCCAGCATTAAATTTAAGGATAAGGGATCAAAAGTTGCATCCGGTGCTGCTTTAACAGGAAGCAATGGGGGGAATGGTGGCAAAGATGCAGTTGTTCCTGCGGCTTATTTAGCCTGGAATTTTAACAAAGATGTGAAGTTTGGTCTTGCCATTACAAGCCCCTGGGGCCTTAAAACTGACTATGAAGAGGGTTGGAAAGGGCGGTATCATGCTTTAAGGTCAGAATTAAAGACGATCAATATTATGCCAGCGGTTGCCTATAAAGTGAATGAGCAATTTGCAATTGGTGCAGGCGTGCAGATTCAATATATGGATGTGCGTTTATCTCGCGCGATTGATTTTGGATCTTTTTTTGGAGCATCTCAAGCCTATGATGGAGGAGTTAAGCTCAAGGGAGATAAGTGGAGTTATGGGTGGAACGTTGGCTTAGCTTATCGTCTTTTAAAGAATGTTCGCCTTGGATTGAATTATACTAGCCAAGTTCATCATAAGCTTACAGGAAAAGCTAATTTTGAAAAACCCGCAGCCATAGCGCCTTATTTAAATGCGCCTCGTTTTAATAATCAAGGCATCAAAGCAGATGTAAAAACACCAGAACGCGTTATTTTAGGCGCCGCATGGGATTTTCATCCTCAAATGACTTTATTGGGAGAGGTTAATTATACTCAGTGGAAACGGATGAAAGAAATTAATGTCCGTTTTGCTACACCAGGTGTAGTCCCCGATATTACGCCGATGAAATGGCGGAATACGGTTTCTTATCATCTTGGTTTAAATTGGCGTCCTTCTGAAGAATGGACATTCCGGACAGGGTATGCTTTTGATCCATCGGCTGTTCGCGATGATCACCGAACACCTGCCGTTCCCGATCAAGAACGTCATTGGGCAGCTCTTGGTGCGACGTGGACTCCAACTGAAGCTAAGGATGTGTCTTTTTCCATTAACTATGCGCATGAATTCGTTCGTAAGGCTAAAAGCAAACTTAACGATGCAAGTCGTGGTAACTTAGTTGGTTCCTATAAAACGAGCGTTGATTTAGTGAGCGCTCAAATTAAGTGGCGTTTCTAGTCGCTTATTAAGCTAAGAAAAAAAAGGTGTGTGAAGGTTATCACGCACCTTTTTTTTTAATCATTTTTTAACAAGAATTATTTCAAGATACAGATAAGGAAAGAGGAATAAAGATGGGTAAACAAAAAAAAACTGAACATTTATGGCTAAAGAAATATCCTGAAGATATTTCTTGGGATGTTCAATTTACTGGCAAGCCCGTTTATGACTTACTTGAAGAAAGCGCTCGCAGATTTCCTACAAGACCATGCATTGATTTTTTAGGGAAAAAATTTAGTTACCAAGAAGTTTTGTCGCTTGTGAATAAAGTTGCGAAGGGATTACAAAATCTCGGCGTTAAAAAAGGCACAAAAGTGGGTATTTTTATGCCTAACGCGGCTTATTTCCCCATTTTTTATTTTGGAATCTTAAAAGCAGGGGGCGTTGTCGTCAATTATAGTCCTCTTTATGTCGTCCAAGAAATTGCAGATCAGATTCGGGATTCTGAAACTGAAATAATGGTGACTCTTGATCTTGAAGTTCTTTATTCGAAAATTCTTGCAGCACAAAAAGAGACAAAGTTTAAAAAAATTATTATTTGTCCCGTTAAAGATATCTTGCCTTTCCCTAAAAATATTCTGTTCCCATTGTTAAAACGGAAGGATCTCGCAAATATGTCATGGGATCAGCATCACGTTCGTTTTAAAGAGCTCATTAATAATGAAGGGAATCCTAAAGTCATCAAGATTGATCCTCAGGAAGACATTGCCGTTTTTCAATATACGGGCGGCACCACAGGGTTACCTAAAGGCGCCATGCTAACGCATGCGAATATCTATATTAATGCTCAACAAGCTCGTCTGTGGTTCTCAAAAGTTAATGAAGGAAATGAGCGTATTTTAGCGGCTCTCCCCCTGTTTCATGTCTTTGCAATGACAGCTATTATGACATTCGCAATCAGATCTGGCTCAGAAATGTTCATGATGTTTCCACGATTCAATGTGGATGAAGCCATGAAGATGATTCAAAAGCATAAGATTACATTTTTTCCTGCTGTTCCAACAATTTATACAATGATTAACAACCATCCTAATATTAAGAATTTTAACTTAAAGAGTTTGAACGCATGTTTATCAGGAGGGGCGCCTCTTCCTATCGAAGTCAAAAAGAAATTTGAAGAGTTGACGGGGTGTAAGCTTGTAGAAGCTTATGGACTTTCAGAAACATCGCCAGGCGTCACCTCTAATCCTTTTTACGCCCTTAATAAAGCAGGGTCTATAGGCATTCCTTTACCCGGGACGGAAGTCCGCATTATGTCTTCTGAGAAAAAAGATCAAGAAGTTCCTCAAGGAGAACGAGGAGAAATATGTATTAAAGGTCCTCAGGTGATGAAAGGTTATTGGAAGCGTCCTGAAGACACACAGAGTGTATTCCAGGGGGATTATTTTCGGACAGGTGATATCGGTTATATGGATGAGGATGGATATATTTTCCTCGTGGATCGACTGAAGGATTTAATAATTTGTAGTGGGTATAATGTTTATCCTCGAGTTGTTGAAGAAGCCATTTACCAATATCCAGACGTTGAAGAAGTAACCGTGATTGGTGTGCCAGATAAGAAACAAGGGGAAAGCGTTAAAGCTTTTGTAAAATTGAAATCAGGAAAAAAAGCTGATCCGGATGACATAAAAAAGTTTCTACAAGACCGTTTATCCGCTGTTGAAATGCCACGATATTTTGAATTTCGGGACACGCTTCCCAAAACGATGATTGGAAAATTATCTAAGAAAGAACTTCGAGCAGAAGAATTAAATAAACCAACTAAAAAGGCAACTTAGCTATTAAGAGGGGGAATGACAATGACAACAAAAGCGCTTATTGCAGGATATGTGAGATCACCTTTTACTTTTGCGAATAAAGGCGAACTTACAAAAGTTCGCGCTGACGATTTAGCTGCTTTTGTCATCAAAGACCTCCTCAACAAAACAGGGATTAATGCTAACGACATTGAAGATCTTCTTTTAGGGTGTGCTTTTCCTGAAGGAGAGCAAGGATTAAACGTAGCTCGATTGATTGTTTTGTTGGCAGAACTTCCTCTTTCAATAGGGGGTGTGACAATAAATCGATTTTGTGGATCTTCGATGCAGGCTATTCATTCTGCTGTGGGCGCAATCGAAGCCGGAGCGGGAGAGGTTTTTATCTGTGCAGGTGTTGAATCCATGAGTCGCGTGCCCATGGGAGGCTTTAATCCAATGCCAAACCCTAAACTTTATGAAACCATGCCAGGAGCTTATATGTCGATGGGAGAGACGGCTGAAAATGTCGCCCGACGTTTTGACATTTCAAGGAAAACACAAGATGAATTCGCGGTTGAGAGTCACAAACGCGCGGCTGCAGCGCGTGAAAATGGCAAGTTGGAAGAAGAAATCATAGCAGTCCCTATCCGAGATCAAAAAATTGAGAGAGATGGCTGTATTCGTCCAGAAACAACTTTGGATGTGCTCGCCACACTTAAACCAGCTTTTGAAGAAGGAGGGTCCGTCACAGCGGGAACTTCTTCACCTCTCACTGATGGGGCTGCAGCTGTTTTGGTTGTCTCTGAAGAATATGCAAAAAGAAATAACCTCCCTTGTCTTGCAAGAATTAAGTCGATGGCAATTTCTGGTTGCGATCCCGAAGTGATGGGGATAGGTCCTGTAAATGCTACCCGAAAAGCGCTGAAACGCGCAGGACTTGAAATAAAAGACCTGGATATTATCGAGCTTAATGAAGCTTTTGCTTCTCAAGCTATTGCTTGTGTAAAAGAGCTCGGCCTTGACCTTCAAAAGGTTAATATTGATGGTGGGGCAATTGCCTTGGGGCACCCCTTAGGAGCGACAGGCGCTCGTATTACAGGAAAGGCGGCAGCCTTACTCAAACGAGAAAAAAAGAGATATGCCCTGGCTACGCAATGTATCGGTGGCGGCCAAGGAATTGCAACTATCTTGGAGGCCTGCGAATGACTTTTGAGATTAAAAAAGTTGGTGTGATTGGTGCGGGCACAATGGGCAGTGGAATTGCAGCTCATCTTGCAAATGCGGGCGTTGAAGTGCTTCTTTTAGATATGCCTCAATCGGGATTTGGAAAAAAGAATCAACTTGCAGAGCAAGCTATTGAACGCTTACAGAAAGTTGATCCTGCGGCTTTTATGACACCTAAGATGGCTAAATTTATTACCCCTGGGAATCTTGAAGATGATCTTGAGAAGCTAAGCGCCTGTGATTGGATAATTGAGGCCATTGTTGAAAATCTTGACGCTAAACAAAATTTATATCAAAAACTTGAAGGAATTCTTAAGCCTCATACAATTATCTCCTCCAATACGTCGACAATTTTGTTGCGGCACCTCATTAAAGATCGGACGAAAATTTTTCAATCATCTTTTATGATTACGCATTTTTTTAACCCCCCCCGATATATGCGTTTATTGGAAGTCATAAAAAGTTCCTTTACAGATCCTAAAAAAGTTGAGGCCATAAAATTATTTACAGACATTAAATTAGGAAAAAGTGTTGTTGATTGCCACGATTCTCCGGGATTTATTGGAAATCGTATCGGTATTTTTTGGCTGCAGCTTGCGGTTTTAGAAGCTATTCAACAAGGCCTCAAAGTTGAGGAAGTAGACGCCCTTTTTTCTAAACCGATGGGGATTCCTAAGACAGGTGTTTTTGGTTTAATTGATTTAGTGGGTCTTGATTTAATGCCCTTAATTGGTACGAGCATGAAAGCATCTCTGCCTTCTCATGACCTTTATTGTCAATTGGAACAAGAAACCCCTTTAATTCAAAAGATGATTTCAGAAGGGTATGTGGGGCGCAAAGGAAAGGGAGGATTTTATCGTATTAATCGCGATAATGGGTCTAAAACTAAAGAAGTTATTGATCTTATAACGGGGACCTACAGTCAAACAAATAAGGTTAAACTTTCTATTTTAGAAAATACATCGACTCTAAAGGATCTTCTTTCTTATCCTGATCAGTATGGCAAGTATGTATGGTCGGTTCTTTCGCAACTCCTTTGCTATGTCGCGTCTAAAGTAGATGAAATCGCTGATGATATTGTGGCTATTGATACGGCGATGAAGCTTGGGTATGGATGGAAATATGGTCCCTTCGAATTATTAGATAAAATTGGAACTTCATGGTTTGTTCAAAGATTGAAAGAAGAAGGAAGAGCAGTACCATCTCTGTTAGAGAAGGTGGGTTCACATTCATTTTATAAAGTACAAGACGGCAAGCTTCATCATTTAATCCTTAAAGGAGGGTATCAAGAAATTCAACGCCTTCCAGGGCAACTTTTACTGTCGGATATTAAAATTACATCGAAGCCTTTGGCCAAGAATGGCTCCGCCGCCTTATGGGATATTGGAGACGGTGTGGTTTGTCTTGAATTTACAAGCAAGATGAATTCTATCGATCTTGATATTATGAAAATGATTCATAAAGCTGTCGAAATTGTTCAAAAAGATTACAAAGCCCTTGTAATTTATAATGAAGGTCAAAATTTCTCAGTAGGAGCAAATCTTGGGCTTGCGTTATTTGCTGTAAATTGTGCTTTGTGGCCTCTTATTCAACAACTCGTTGCAGAAGGGCAACAAGCTTATAAAGCGCTAAAATATGCGCCTTTTCCTGTCGTTGGCGCCCCTTCTGGAATGGCCTTAGGAGGCGGATGTGAAATACTTTTGCATTGTGATGCTATTCAAGCTCATGCTGAGACCTATATGGGATTAGTTGAAGTCGGTGTTGGCCTTGTTCCCGCCTGGGGTGGCTGTAAGGAAATGTTGGGACGTTGGCTTAATCATCATAAGCGGCCTGGCGGAGCAATGGTCGCTGTTGGAAAAGTCTTTGAAATGATTGGGACTGCGACAGTGGCAAAATCTGCGTTTGAAGCCAAAGAACTTTTATTCATAAAAGAAGAGAATGAAATCACGATGAATCGTGATCGGTTGCTCGCTGCAGCAAAACAAAAAGCTCTTGATCTTGTTAAAGATTATCATCCCCCTCAAGCACATCTCTATTCTCTTCCTGGAGGTGTGGCTCGTGTGGCTCTTTCCATGGCGGTTAAAGTCCTTGTTAAGGCAGGAAAAGCAACGCCTTATGATGAAGAAGTCTCAAAATATTTAGCCACAATTTTAAGTGGTGGAGATATTGATATTACAGACACTCAAGGAGAAGATGAAATTCTAAAACTTGAGAGAGAAGCATTCATCACTTTGATTAAAAACCCAAAAACCCTTGCAAGAATAGAACATATCCTCGCAACAGGTAAG
This region includes:
- the rpmE gene encoding 50S ribosomal protein L31 encodes the protein MKKDIHPDYHKVKIVFTDGTSFETRSTWGKEGDSLRLDIDPTTHPAWTGVHRLMDTGGQLSKFKNRFQGFGLKK
- a CDS encoding class I fructose-bisphosphate aldolase; the protein is MKINNKIKKILSYYESDNPGTKTNLARLLTHGRLGNTGRLIILPVDQGFEHGPGRSFASNPAAYDPHYHYQLAVDAGLSAYAAPLGMLEAGADTFAGAIPTILKINSSNSLLPSTKEARLSDQAVTASIQDALRLGCIGIGFTIYPGADASLDMFEEIQALAEEAKAYGLIVVIWSYARGNVSKEGETAIDVVTYGAHMAALLGAHIIKVKLPSAHLEVDAARKEYEKYKINVSTMTDRVRHVMQCCFNERRLVVFSGGETKDLNGVYEDARAIHHGGGHGSIIGRNAFQRPREEALELLDQLTKIYLGKA
- a CDS encoding outer membrane protein transport protein, whose protein sequence is MKKLHSLVLITASLAGSVSPLIAGGYEAKLWNSDSIGEALAGSSVKEGDITTMTRNPASALGFMTSPYQVAVASTVVLPSIKFKDKGSKVASGAALTGSNGGNGGKDAVVPAAYLAWNFNKDVKFGLAITSPWGLKTDYEEGWKGRYHALRSELKTINIMPAVAYKVNEQFAIGAGVQIQYMDVRLSRAIDFGSFFGASQAYDGGVKLKGDKWSYGWNVGLAYRLLKNVRLGLNYTSQVHHKLTGKANFEKPAAIAPYLNAPRFNNQGIKADVKTPERVILGAAWDFHPQMTLLGEVNYTQWKRMKEINVRFATPGVVPDITPMKWRNTVSYHLGLNWRPSEEWTFRTGYAFDPSAVRDDHRTPAVPDQERHWAALGATWTPTEAKDVSFSINYAHEFVRKAKSKLNDASRGNLVGSYKTSVDLVSAQIKWRF
- a CDS encoding long-chain fatty acid--CoA ligase; protein product: MGKQKKTEHLWLKKYPEDISWDVQFTGKPVYDLLEESARRFPTRPCIDFLGKKFSYQEVLSLVNKVAKGLQNLGVKKGTKVGIFMPNAAYFPIFYFGILKAGGVVVNYSPLYVVQEIADQIRDSETEIMVTLDLEVLYSKILAAQKETKFKKIIICPVKDILPFPKNILFPLLKRKDLANMSWDQHHVRFKELINNEGNPKVIKIDPQEDIAVFQYTGGTTGLPKGAMLTHANIYINAQQARLWFSKVNEGNERILAALPLFHVFAMTAIMTFAIRSGSEMFMMFPRFNVDEAMKMIQKHKITFFPAVPTIYTMINNHPNIKNFNLKSLNACLSGGAPLPIEVKKKFEELTGCKLVEAYGLSETSPGVTSNPFYALNKAGSIGIPLPGTEVRIMSSEKKDQEVPQGERGEICIKGPQVMKGYWKRPEDTQSVFQGDYFRTGDIGYMDEDGYIFLVDRLKDLIICSGYNVYPRVVEEAIYQYPDVEEVTVIGVPDKKQGESVKAFVKLKSGKKADPDDIKKFLQDRLSAVEMPRYFEFRDTLPKTMIGKLSKKELRAEELNKPTKKAT
- a CDS encoding thiolase family protein, coding for MTTKALIAGYVRSPFTFANKGELTKVRADDLAAFVIKDLLNKTGINANDIEDLLLGCAFPEGEQGLNVARLIVLLAELPLSIGGVTINRFCGSSMQAIHSAVGAIEAGAGEVFICAGVESMSRVPMGGFNPMPNPKLYETMPGAYMSMGETAENVARRFDISRKTQDEFAVESHKRAAAARENGKLEEEIIAVPIRDQKIERDGCIRPETTLDVLATLKPAFEEGGSVTAGTSSPLTDGAAAVLVVSEEYAKRNNLPCLARIKSMAISGCDPEVMGIGPVNATRKALKRAGLEIKDLDIIELNEAFASQAIACVKELGLDLQKVNIDGGAIALGHPLGATGARITGKAAALLKREKKRYALATQCIGGGQGIATILEACE
- a CDS encoding enoyl-CoA hydratase/isomerase family protein; the encoded protein is MTFEIKKVGVIGAGTMGSGIAAHLANAGVEVLLLDMPQSGFGKKNQLAEQAIERLQKVDPAAFMTPKMAKFITPGNLEDDLEKLSACDWIIEAIVENLDAKQNLYQKLEGILKPHTIISSNTSTILLRHLIKDRTKIFQSSFMITHFFNPPRYMRLLEVIKSSFTDPKKVEAIKLFTDIKLGKSVVDCHDSPGFIGNRIGIFWLQLAVLEAIQQGLKVEEVDALFSKPMGIPKTGVFGLIDLVGLDLMPLIGTSMKASLPSHDLYCQLEQETPLIQKMISEGYVGRKGKGGFYRINRDNGSKTKEVIDLITGTYSQTNKVKLSILENTSTLKDLLSYPDQYGKYVWSVLSQLLCYVASKVDEIADDIVAIDTAMKLGYGWKYGPFELLDKIGTSWFVQRLKEEGRAVPSLLEKVGSHSFYKVQDGKLHHLILKGGYQEIQRLPGQLLLSDIKITSKPLAKNGSAALWDIGDGVVCLEFTSKMNSIDLDIMKMIHKAVEIVQKDYKALVIYNEGQNFSVGANLGLALFAVNCALWPLIQQLVAEGQQAYKALKYAPFPVVGAPSGMALGGGCEILLHCDAIQAHAETYMGLVEVGVGLVPAWGGCKEMLGRWLNHHKRPGGAMVAVGKVFEMIGTATVAKSAFEAKELLFIKEENEITMNRDRLLAAAKQKALDLVKDYHPPQAHLYSLPGGVARVALSMAVKVLVKAGKATPYDEEVSKYLATILSGGDIDITDTQGEDEILKLEREAFITLIKNPKTLARIEHILATGKPLRN